AAATCGAGGCGGACAACATCGTGACGGCGCGCGGCTTCGGCTTCCTCAAAACCGCAATCGTGGATCAACATTTCGTGCGGCGCCGGCGCCACAACCGCCTGATCAGCCTGGTGCTGGAACAGCCACAGCTTGCCGGTCTCGGCATCGACGAGGGCACCGCGATCTGGGTGAAACCGGATCAAACCTTCGAAGTGATCGGCGATCATTGCGTCATCGTTTATGACGCGAGCAAGGCACGCTTGCAGCACGATCGTGCAAACCATGGCCTGCGCGCCAGCGGAGTGCAGATGCACGTGCTGCGCCACGGCGCGCAGTATGACTTGAAAGCCAAAAAAGTCCTGCACTTGATGCCGCGATGAAAGTGCTCCCCATTCCCCACACGCTGGTTTTGATCTTCAGCATCATCGTGCTGATGGGCGCCCTCACCTGGGTGGTGCCGGCGGGTGAATTTGCGCGCGCCGAAAAGCAGGGCCGCACCGTGGTCGTGCCCGGCACCTATCAGCGCACGACACCCCAGCAGCAAGACCTGGCGGACATGCTGGCCGCGCCCATTCGTGGCTTCGTGGAAGCGGCCAATATCATTGCCTTCATCTTCATCGCCGGTGGTGCATTCGGTGTGGTGGCCGCAACCGGCGCGATCAACAGCGCGATTGCGGCCAGCACCCGCGCGCTCGAACGCCGTCCCTCCCTGCGCCTGCTCATCATTCCCCTGCTGACCACCTTGTTCTCGCTGGCGGGCGCGACCTTTGGCATGAGTGAAGAAGTGCTGGTGTTCGTGCTCATCTTTATTCCCTTTGCGCTGGCGCTCGGCTATGATTCCCTCGTCGGCGTCGCGATTCCGTTCGTCGGTGCGGGAGCGGGCTTCGCTGCCGCCTTTCTCAATCCCTTTACGGTCGGGATCGCGCAGGGTATTGCAGAATTGCCGCTGTTCTCCGGTTGGCCGTTTCGCCTGGCGGTATGGGCGGTGGTCACGCTGCTGACCGTGATTTTCATCATGCATTACGCCGCCAAAGTCAAACGCGACCCGCGCACCAGTCCGGTGTATGAACTCGACCGCCGGCGCCGGCAGGAGCAGATGGGCGAAGCACCTGCGCCGCTGGGCGGGCGGCAGAAATCGGTGCTGGCGGTGTTTGTGCTCGCGCTGTTGGGCTTGATGCTGGGTGCGCTCGAGTTCAACTGGTACATCACCGAAATTGGCGCGCTGTTCCTCGCCATGGGGATACTCAGCGGGCTGGTGGCGGGCATGAGTTTGAATCAAACCGCGGAGGCGTTCATCGCCGGTGCCAGAGAGATGATGACTGCGGCGCTGGTGGTCGCGTTCTCGCGCGGCATTCTGGTGATTGCCACTGACGGCAAAATCATCGACACCATCCTCAATGCCCTGGCCGGCCTGACGGCGCCGTCGCATCCCGTGCTGGCGGGTTATCTCATGCTGGCGGTGCAGGCCGGCATCAATTTTTTCGTGCCCTCGGGCAGCGGCCAGGCCGCGCTCACCATGCCGATCATGGCGCCGCTCAGCGATCTGCTCGGTCTGACACGGCAGACCGCCGTGCTCATTTTTCAATTAGGCGACGGCTTTAACAATCTCATCATTCCCACTTCCGGCGTGACCATGGGGATGCTCGGCATCGCCAAAATTCCATTTGAAAAATGGGTGCGCTGGATTCTGCCGCTGGAGGGGCTGTTTTTCGCGGTGGGGATGATTTTTATCGCGCTGGCAGTGATGCTGCAGTGGGGGCCGCACTGAAAGCTGCGGAAGACGCCGGCGCGAGGTCTGAAACTGCGATCGTCACGAATCCATTCTTCTTTTTCACCCTCACTCGCACGGGAGGACGTATGAAAAAATCATCGCTACTGGTTTGCCTCGCTGCCTTTGTCGGGGTTGAATACGCCGGCGCCCAGCCCAGCGTCACCGGCGACAACGGTGTGCTTGGTTTCAATCTCAACAGTTATGGCCGCCTGCGCGTCAGCAAATCGCCCTACTCCAGCAGCGCGCGGGAAGTCGATCGCATGAGTTTCATTGCCGCCCTCGGCAAAGAGGACGTCTACGACTACAACGAAGATGGCGACAGCACCAGCGTGACCGCCGCCGGGATCACCCTCCCCGGGGTCGATGCCGCCTACCAGTGCATCACCGACAACGAATATTCCGGTGAGCCGCCGGACATTCGCGTGGTGCATACCGTGATGTCCTGGAGCAATACGCCCTATGTCTTTATTCGATTCCAGGCGGTGAACACCAGTGCCGGTCCACTCGATCTCCATTTGGGAGCCGCCGTCATTCCGCGACCATCCCTCACCTATGGCGGAGAGACCGTGGCCTACGACTCCACCAACCAGACGGCCTACTATTTCCGCACCGGCGAACAACCCTATTGGGGCACGCGGCTGCTCAACAAACCGGTGTATTCGGTGAAAATTCGGGATTGGGATGCTTACTCCCCCAATCCTGACTCGGATGAGGCAACAGATTCCACCCGCCATGCGATGACCGCGGCCAGTGGCTTCGACAACGCCCTGATTGCCGGGCCCAACGGCAGCATCTATCATCACAACGGCGGCCTGGTGACCCTCGCGCCGGGGGACACGGCGGAGCTGGTGTATGCGGTGGTGTATGGCAATTCTCTGGGCGAATTAAGAGAAGCCAGTGCCGCGGCGCAAACCCGCTATGAGGACATCTTCACTTCGGTCGCGGCCTCCTCTCCCGCTGTCCCTTCAGGCTTCTCCCTGCAGCAAAACTATCCCAACCCCTTCAACCCCGCGACGCAGATCCGCTTCCGTCTGGCCCGGCCTGCCAGCGTGCAGTTGACGGTCTATGACGCCGGCGGCCGTGAAGTCAGCCGCCTGCTCGACGGCTTCAAACCTGCGGGCGAGCACGTGATCACCTTCACTGCCCGTGGTTTGAGCAGCGGGGTTTATTTCTACAAGCTGCACACGGAGAAATTCACCGCCATCCGCAAGATGCTGTTGCTGCGATAACTGAGGAGGCAACCACCCGACCGCGGAGCGCAGCGCCAGCCGGCGTTGTGCTCCGCCCCGGGAAGGCTTTGGTCAAACCACATGCCCAGTCGCAAGCCCCAAAATGCGCCGGTGCTCACGCAAAAAATTCTGGCGCTTTACCAGCGCCTGCCGGCGAATCAAAGAAAAGTCGCCGACTATTTTTTGCAGCAGCCCAATGATTTTTCCTTTCTCACCACCGACGCCATGGCCGAGGCCCTGCACGTGAGCAAGGCCACCATTGTGCGTTTTGCGCAAAAGCTCGGTTATGACGGCTTCCCGGCGCTGCGCAACGAGGTGCTGCAGACGCTGCAGGCCAATCTGGCGCCTGCCGACCGCTTCATGCTCGCCTTCGCAAAGCATTCGCCGGAGGAAGCGCTCACCCTGGTGGCCGGGCACGAGGTGCAGAACATCAATCAGACGCTTTTGCATCTCGACCGCCAGGTGTTTCACGAGGTGGTGCAGATGCTGCGGGGCGCGGCGCGCGTCTACACCATGGGGCTGGGCATTTCCAAGCTGCTGGCACAGCTTCTGGCTTATGAATTGCATCAAGTTGCCATCGATGCCCGGCCGCTGGCCAGCGGCACCATGCGCTTTGTCGAACAGTTGGTGCTGGCGAAAAAGGAGGATGTGGTGGTGGCGTTCTCCTTCCCGCCCTATTCCCGGGAGACGGTGGCTGCCGCGACATACGCCGCCGAGAAAGGCCTCGCGCTGGTGGCCATCACCGACAAGCCGGCGGCGCCGGTCACTTTTCATGCCACGCGTGTGCTGGCGGTGCGCACCAAAAACATGCTTTACACCAATTCGATTTCGGCGATCTCCGTGGTGATCAACGCCCTGGTCACCGAGATCGCGCTGCACAACAAGCAGGAGGTCAGCAGAGTCTTCCAGGAATCATCACGCATCATGCAGCAGACGCAGGAATTCCTGGACGACTAGCCGGGCAAAAGCGAATCCCCGCATCATCAGTACCTGCATTTTGCATGCTGGCTTGCTGCTGCCCGGGAGTAACAGCTTGTTCACACCTGTTTTTTTGAGGTGATAAAATCCAAAGCCGGGGCACGCAAGGACGCGCAGCCGCCGAGGCTTCGCCAAGAGTAGTTGTTCCGCCACGGTTTGACCGTGGCATTGTCCTGCGATCCTGCGGAGGCGCCTGGCAGAAATGCCACGGCCGGGCCGTGACCGATCAAAAAGAGAACGGAACTGTCACCGCAAGATTTTTGAACCACGATGCACGAGGGCAAACTTCATGGCCGCGGTGATCTTTGCGGTGAGGAGACTGGTGTTTGGCAATTTCAGCAGAAAAACTCTTTGCGGCTTTGCATGGGTTTTGTTTTCGTTTTTTTATCGCTTCGCAAAAGTTGGCAGCATTGGGCTAGAAGCCTGCCCGCCGGTATCGGCATGGCATGCCTGAGTGATTGGTGGAGCAGGGGCAAACCACAATGCAGGGTGACGACATGATCAAAAGAATCCTGAGCACGGGCCTGCTGGTGTGGCTCGCCTTCGCCCCGGCGCAGGCCGGCACCACCGGCAAAATCGCCGGGCGGGTGGTCGACAAGACCAGCAAAGCGCCGCTGCCCGGCGCCAGCGTCCAATTGGAGGGCACGACCCTGGGCGCGGCCGCCGATCACAACGGCGCGTTCGTCATTTTGAACATTCCGCCGGGCACCTACAGCGCGCGCGTCAATTTCATCGGCTATGACCCGGTGACGATCGCCAACGTCCGGGTGGCAATCAACCAAACCACGACACTCCACGTGGAACTGAACGAAAGCCTGCTGGAGGGCGAGGAGGTCGTGGTGGTGGCGGAGCGGCCGCTGGTGCGTCAGGATGCCACCGGCACGGTGGCCATCGTCGGCCGCGATGACATTCAGGCGCTGCCGGTGCGCGATTTCGTGGAGGTACTGCAGCTTCGTGCCGGGGTGGTGGGCGAGGGCAACAACATCAACATTCGCGGCGGCCGCAGCAATGAAGTGGCCTACCTCGTCGATGGCGTGTACATCGAAGATCCGCTCTTCGGCGGCCTGGGCACGCGCGTGCACAACGATGCCATCGAGCAGCTTGAGTTTCTCTCCGGCACGTTCAGCGCGGAATTCGGCGACGCGCTGAGCGGCGTGGTCAACATCGTCACCCGCGAGGGCGGCGGGCAATTCACCGCCAAGCTCGACGGCCGCACCAGCGAGTTTGCCGCGCCCTATTCGCACTACGATGAAAACCGCGTCATCATCTCGCTGGGCGGGCCGCTGCCCCTGCTGCCCAATCTCACTTTCTTCGTTAGCGGGGAAAGCGACCGGCGCGGCAGTTGGCTGCCGTTCGGCTATAATCGTGAGTTTTCCACGCTCGGCAAGCTGTCGCAAAAATTTTCCAGCGCGTTGAAAGCCACTCTGAGCTACCGTCTGACGCGCGGCGGCCGCCAGAGCTACAGTCACGCCTGGAAATACATTCCTGAACAATACGCCCACTCGCGCACGCACAGCGATCACGCCGTGCTCACCCTCAAACACGTGCTCAGCAACAAGGCCTTCTACGACCTGAAGCTCTCCTCTTTCCGGCAAAGTTACCGCCTGGGCGTGATGGATGCGAACGACAACTTCCTGCCGCCTTCGCAATATCTCGCCACCGGTGATCGCGTCTACCTCCCAACGGCCGGCAATGGCTTCGAATTCTATGCGCGCGCCCATCCGCTGGACTACCTCGACAGCCACACCAAAACCCTCAATGCCCGAGCCGATTGGGTGTGGCAGGCGCATCCCTCACATGAGTTGAAGGCCGGGCTGGAGCTGAAGCGCCACGATCTGCGGCTGTACAGCATCTACGACCCCAGGCGCAATTTCCCCTACATCAACGATTACACGCGCAAGCCGGTGGAGGCCGCGGCCTACGTGCAGGACAAGATGGAGTTTGCCTCGTTGATCCTGAATGCCGGCCTGCGCCTGGATTTCGCCGATCAGCGCGCCCCCTTTCGCGCCAACCCGCTCGACCCGCAGGCGGTGGTGGCCGCTTCGAAGAAATGGCAGATCAGTCCGCGCCTGGGCATCGCCCACCCCATCACCGAGCGCACCAACTTTCATTTTTCCTACGGCCATTTCTTCCAGAACCCCGAGTATCAATTTCTCTACGAAAACAGCCAGTACGATTTGAATGTGCGCGAGCCGCTCTTCGGCCAGCCCGACCTCGAGGCGCAGAAAACCGTGGCCTATGAAGTCGGGGTGGCGCACCAGTTGACCCCGACGCTGGCCGCCAGCCTGACCGCCTACTACAAAGATGTGACCGGCTTGATTGGCACGCATTACTATTTCCCCTATTTCGATGGCCGCTTCGTGGGCTACACCCTGTACGTCAATGAGGATTATGCCAACATCAAGGGCTTTGAAGTCGACGTGACCTTGCGCCGCACGAAAAACTTTGCCGGCGGCCTGACCTACACCTACTCGGTGGCCAAAGGCAGCGCCTCCTCGGAAACCGAGCAATACCCCGGCACGCAGGAGTCGACGCTGCTCTACTATCTCGATTTCGACAAGACGCACGTCATCAATCTCAACACCAGCCTGAGTTTCAAAGAGAAGGAGGGGCCGCGGCTGTTCGGCATGCAGCCGCTGGCGCGCACCTACTGGAACGTCGTGCTGCGCACCAGCAGCGGCTATCCCTACACACCCGGCGGCCGTGACGCCGGCTTCGTGATCCGCAACTCCGAGCGCATGCCGTGGACACTCTCGCTGGATGCGGAAGTCGGCAAAGACTGGCGGCTGGGCGGCTTCGTGCTGACGGTTTTTGCCGAAGCGCTCAATCTCACCAACTACAAAAACGTGTTGTCCGTGTATTCCGACACCGGCCTGCCGGATGTGACACGGGTGGGCAACAACTCGCCGGAGTACATTCGCGATCCTTCCAATTTCGGCCCGCCGCGCCGCGTGCGGCTGGGCTTGCGGTTGCAGAGGTGATTTCGCCGGATGGAGGTCGAACGATGTTGTGCCAAACCAGCATGACCCGCGTGAAAAAATTGCTGCTGCTGTGCGCACTGCTGCCCGCCGCCCTGCCGGCCCAGCGAACCCAGGCGGGGCGCGAGCGCGATGGGGAGAATTTTTTCCTGCACCCGCCGGCGGCGACCGCCGGTATTCGTGATCGTGCCGGCGGCACGCACAACAAGAGCAACATCGGCTTGTTTTTCGAAAACCGTGGCAAGCTCTATCCGCGGCGCCTGAGTCAGGGCCCGTCGGGAGAGTATCCCATCGGCAGCGGCCGGCATTACATCTACCGCATCAACCCCTGGGTGGGCGTGCCCAACAATGTGGTGCAGGGCCGTTTCACCACCAATGAAGAATGGGAGGCGGTGGGTGGCTATCACAACCCGGCGCTGGCGCAGATCGCCTTCAGCGACCGGCCGGAAACCTGGCCGGCCACCGGCTGGCCGGTGAAGGATGCCCGGGGCAACCCCATCATCCGCTCGGATCAGGACAGCTACTGCGTTTACAGCGATTCCAACAACACCAGCAAAACCGGCATTCTGGGGTTGGAGGTGCATCAAACCGGGTATGCCTACGGTGTGAAATTCGCCGCTGACATGATCTTCTTCAAATTCGACATTATCAACAAGGGCAAGCGCCGTCTCGACAGTCTCTATTTTGCGATGTACATGGACATCGATGCCGGCAACGTCTCCGGCGGCGATCCCGAATGGGCGGACGAGAAGATCGGCTTCGATCGCGAACTGCAGCTTCTGTACGATTACGATGCCGACAACTACACCAGCGAATGGCCGGGCAACATTCCCGGCGAGATGGGCGTGGCGTTTTTGCGCACGCCCGCGGTCAACGGCCGGCAGTTGGGCATCACCGACATGCACTGGTTCCTCTACGACGACCTGAATGTCACCGACATCGACTCGGTGCAATACGGGCTGATGTCGAGTGCCGCCAGTCTCTACCATTCGCCTTTGGGACCGAAATTTCTGCATCCCGGCGCCAATGCCCCGAATCTCCATTTCGATGATCTCAGCACGCAGGATCCCGGCGGCAACGACACTGATGCCATCGCGGCCTCCGGACCCTACACCCTGGCGGTGGGAGACACGCTGACGTTCATCACCGCCATCGTAGCCGGGCCGGATCGCCAGCAACTGTTCGCCAACACCCGCACCGCGCACAACATTGTGGCGCTGAATTTCGAGGTGGCACGGCCGCCGGATCCGCCCAAGCTGAGTGCCGTGCCGGGCAACCGCCGCGTCACGCTCTATTGGGATGACCGCTCCGAACGCAGCCGTGACAAGTTTTCGAATGCCTTCGATTTCGAGGGCTATCGTCTCTACAAGAGCCTGGACAAGGGCATCACCTGGGATCAAATTGATCGCAACGTCTTTCCCCACGCCGGCCCGGATCCCGTGCCGCTGGCACAGTTCGATGTCCTCAACGGTCTCGGCGCCGACACCGGTTTGCAATACAGTTTCGTCGATACCAACGTGGTGAACGGTTTTGAATATTGGTACTCGCTCACCGCATACGATCGTGGCAGCGAGGCCGTCGAGAGCCTGGAGTCCAGCCGCGGCGCCACTTTGGATGAGCCCAACATCGTGGCGGTGGTGCCGCGCCAGGATGCCATCGGTCGTATGCCGCCGCGGGTGACCGACCTGCGGCAGATCGGCAGCGGCAGCTCGAATTACCAGTTCCTCATCAGCGCCACGGATCAAGCTGGCGCAGCCGGCCAGACTTTTGTCGTGGAGTTCCTGCCCGCAATCGCGCGGGTGACCGGCAATCTCTCCGCCAGAGTCGAGGCGACCATCGCCGACCTGGAGGCGACCGTGCCGCGGAGCTATGCGCTGCGTTTCCTTTCCGCGACCGCTTTCCATCTCCTGGATGTCGCCTCCGGTGACACACTGTTGCGCAACCAGAGTTACGTTTCGGGCACCGCCTTCACCTTCGAGGGTCTGCAGATCACCATCACCAATCCCGCCCCCACCGAGCCGCTCGACTTTTTTCCCGAGGCCGGCGATGAAGTGGTGATCGCGCCCGGGGTGCAAGTCAGCAGCGGAGGCGCGGTGGTGCTGCCGGTGCGGCCCCTGGCGCTGGGCAAACCCTATGCGACCAGCAACGGCCTGATCTTCACAATCGTGCCGCCGGCGACCGCTCCTCAGCCGCTCACTTACAAGGATCGCTTTCAGTTCTCCACCACACCGCCGCGTGTCGATGCCAGCGCGGTGAAAAGCGAGTTGGGACGGGTGCGCGTCGTGCCCAATCCCTACTTGGTGGCCTCCAGTTTCGAAGAGGAATTCGGGCAACTGCGGCGCGAGCCGCTGCGTGTGCTGCGCTTCGTCAATTTGCCGCCGGTGTGCACGATTCATGTGTTCACGCTCGACGGCGATTTGATCAAGACCATCGAGCATAATGACGGCACCGGCGTCGCCACCTGGGATATGCGTTCGGCCTCCGGCCGCGAGATCGCCACCGGTGTCTATCTTTATCTCGTGAAAACCGACAACGCGGAGAAACTCGACCGCTTCGCGGTGGTGAAGTGAGGTCTTACCCTTACTCTTACTCTTACTCTTAAAAAAAGTAAGAGTAAGAGTAGGAGTGGGAGTAGGAAAAGCTGAACTGGAACCACGCAATTAAGCATGGGGGTCAGGCATGGAATACCTCTTTGATCACGAGAAGCTCAAGGCATACCAGGAGGCGATTCAATTTGTGGCATGGCTGGCACCGCGTCTCGAGCATTTGAAAAAATGCCGGGTCATGCACGATCAACTCGAACGCGCCAGCACTTCGATTGTCCTCAACCTGGCAGAGGGCAATGCCAGGTTTTCGATGAAGGAACGCGCGCGCTATTTGGAAATCGCCAGTGGCTCGACAATGGAATGCGCCGCGGCACTCGATGTCCTTTGCGCACAAGGGTACTTGACACAGCCAGACACCACTGCAGGCAAACGCATATTGAAACGCGTCGCCGGCCTTATTATTGGCCTGCGCACCAATGCTCAGAATCGAATCGCCGAGGTGGGCGTGATGTATGGAGGGGAGGAGCTGGAGTAAGAGTAAGAGTAAGAGTAAGAGTAAGAGTAAGAGCAGGAGGAGGAGGAGGAGGACAACGAGCAGGGAGACCGAAACCCCGAGGTTGATATGAAAAAGCATCTACTTTCGCTGCTGGGATGGTGTGTCGCATTTGCGGTGCAGGCGCAGAACGCCAATCTTGGCACGGCAGGCGCGCAATTTCTGCAAATTCCAGTGGGCGCGCGGGCAACGGGCATGGCCGGCGCATATGTCGCGAGCGCAGCCAATGCCGCCGCGCTGTTTTGGAATCCCGCCGGCATTGCCCGCCTTGAACGGCAATCGGTTTACTTCGCGCACACGCCCTGGCGCGCCACCATGCAATTGAATTCCGCGGCCTATGCCCTGCGCCTCGGCGAGCTCGGCAGTCTCGGCGTGGCGGTGACGGTGCTGTCGATGGACCGCATGGAAGTCACCACCGAGTATGCCCAGGACGGCACCGGCGAATTCTTCGAGGCCCAGGATGTGATGATCGGCCTGAGCTATGCCCGCGCGCTCAGCGACCGCTTTAGCACCGGCATCACCGCGAAATATATCCAGCAAAAAATCTGGAACGAGTCGGCCTCCGGCATCGCCTTCGACGTCGGCACGCAGTACCGTCTATGGTTCAAAGAAGCGGTGATCGGCATGAGCCTGACCAACTTTGGCAGCGACCTGCACATGGCCGGCCGGGATCTGTCGTATAAATTCGACACCGACCCGAACGCGCCGCGCAACCGCCTGGCGCCCGCCACGCTCGAAACCGAAGCCTATCCCCTGCCGCTGCACTTTCAAGTCGGCCTGGCGCTCGAACTGCTGCGCTCCCGCATCTTCGCGTGGCGGCTGGCCTCCGATGTCACCCATCCCAATGACAACAGCGAGCGCGTGAACTTCGGCACCGAGCTGGGCGTGTTCGACCGGCTGTTCCTGCGCGGCGGCTATCGCTTCAACTACGATGACGAAGATCTCTGCTTCGGCCTGGGCCTGTCGTGGCCGATGGCCAACAGCCATCTCGCCGTCGATTATGCCTACACCCGCCACGACCTGCTGCCCGACGTGCACCGCTTTGCCGTGGGGCTGGAGTTCTGAGGCTTTGCATGACGGCACTCAATGCGCATTCTGCCCGGCTATGCTTGGGTGCGTAACCCGCGAAACATGCGAGATACACCAAATAGTTCTTCGTGTGTTTCGTGGTAGAATTCCAAATGTGCTCATCACCAATTCCGGGACTCGTGGCCGGTGCCCTGAAAGATTTGGTGTCTGTCCGAGAATGCCGGCATCACGAAAGCGGCGCAGGGATGCTAATCCATGCTAAAATCAGTTTGGCAAACCGGCCGGTGGTTGCTGCTTGCTCAACTCCTGCTGCTGCGCAACCTGTTGGCGCAGGGCAGTGTGCTGCTGGTGGGCGGCGGCTCCGAGAACTACAACGACTGGTCGGATGCACCCTATCGCTGGCTGGTGCAACACGCGCCCAATCGCGAAATTTTGATTCTGCATTATGACAGCCCATCCTCCTTCCTGCCGAACTACTTCAAATCTTTGGGTGCCGCCAATGCGGCCAATTTGGTGATCAACAGCCGCAGCAGCGCAAATGACTCGGCCAACTATCGCGCCATTTTGCGGGCCGGTGGATTGTTTCTGCGCGGCGGGGACCAATGGCAGTATGTCTCGTTGTGGCAGGGCACGCTCGCCAGCCAGGCGATTCAGCAGGTGTTTCAAGCCGGCGGCGCGATCGGCGGTACCAGCGCCGGCGCGATGGTATTGAGCGAAATCGTCTTCGACGCGCGCACGACTTCGGTCGATCCGCGCCAGGCGCTGCGCAATCCCCTGCGCGCCGGCATCACCTTCACGGCCGGCTTTCTCGCATTGGTGCCGCATGCGCTGATCGACACCCACTTCTACGAACGCGGCCGTCTCGGCCGGCTGGCGGCGATGCTGGCCGTCTATCAGGCACAACACGGCCGCTGGCTCACCGGCATCGGTGTCGATGACCGCACCGCGCTCGCGATTGCGCCGGATGGCAGCGCCGAAGTTTTTGGATCCGGGGCCGTGACGCTGCTGCGCGCCGGTGAGCGCACCACAGCCACCGTGCAAGTGAATCAGCCACTGGCGCTCTCCGAGCTGGAATTGCAGCAATTCACCGCGGGCTTTCGCTTCGAACTGGCATCCGGAGACCTTCGCAACCGGCCGGAAGCCGCGATGAATTTTTCCGCGGTTCCTTTTCAAGCGAGCGGCACCGGCATTTGGCTGGAAGGCAGTGATCAGCCAGGCGACTGGTTCGCCGCCGGCGGCAGCTTTGCGGGTTTTCTTGCCGGTTTCACGGCCGGCCGGGACACACTCGGCATCATTGCCTCACCGGCGGCGGGCGCGAGTGCCCAGGCGCTTGCGCAACAGCTCGCACAGCGTGGGTTTTCCTCCCACCTGCTGTCGCTGGATTCCAGCACCCGCAATGACCAGCCTACTGCCACGCGGGTGCAACGGAGTGCCGGTCTCATCTTCGCCGGCAATTTTCCGGACAGTGTTGCGCCTCATCTCGCGCCGGCCACCGCCACCGGACAGGCGTTCGCCGCAGCGAGGCAGGCGGGACATGCGATGTTGTTTCTCGGCAATGATGCCAAACTCGCGGGCAGCACCGGCATCGGGCAAACGGAAGTTTCGACCACGGCGGCTTATCGCGGCCGCCTCACGCTTTTCACGGGATTGAGTTTGCTCGGCAGCA
This genomic window from candidate division KSB1 bacterium contains:
- a CDS encoding Type 1 glutamine amidotransferase-like domain-containing protein, translated to MLKSVWQTGRWLLLAQLLLLRNLLAQGSVLLVGGGSENYNDWSDAPYRWLVQHAPNREILILHYDSPSSFLPNYFKSLGAANAANLVINSRSSANDSANYRAILRAGGLFLRGGDQWQYVSLWQGTLASQAIQQVFQAGGAIGGTSAGAMVLSEIVFDARTTSVDPRQALRNPLRAGITFTAGFLALVPHALIDTHFYERGRLGRLAAMLAVYQAQHGRWLTGIGVDDRTALAIAPDGSAEVFGSGAVTLLRAGERTTATVQVNQPLALSELELQQFTAGFRFELASGDLRNRPEAAMNFSAVPFQASGTGIWLEGSDQPGDWFAAGGSFAGFLAGFTAGRDTLGIIASPAAGASAQALAQQLAQRGFSSHLLSLDSSTRNDQPTATRVQRSAGLIFAGNFPDSVAPHLAPATATGQAFAAARQAGHAMLFLGNDAKLAGSTGIGQTEVSTTAAYRGRLTLFTGLSLLGSMIVMPRAWQAEDYHENRLSGLLWGMAQTQAALGVLLDAGSHLSCSNGVARFAGSTPTLVIDSRPAQWRDFSPYRASNSAGPRQSAAIDRARLHILPNGSRFDFNNGAVVQVESRHAVANPPRLFQLEQNHPNPFNPRTSIRYHLSEPATVTLRVFDLAGREVATLVQAPQAAGWHAVTFEGSALAGGLYLYRLEVRGRMASRKMLLIR